The following proteins come from a genomic window of Triticum aestivum cultivar Chinese Spring chromosome 6A, IWGSC CS RefSeq v2.1, whole genome shotgun sequence:
- the LOC123131703 gene encoding uncharacterized protein — translation MLRLRERIVSRLLSFSSTSTSAPATPPLRRLLSAVAAPIPPSRGFAVEEYLVHTCGLTRPQALKASTKLSHLKSPANPNAVLAFLSGLGLSSADVAAVVAKDPLFLCAGVERTLGPVVAGLTGLGLSRPEIARLVSLAHCRFRRRSIVSKMHYYLPLLGSFHNFLRALKCSPYLLTRDLDTTVKPNVAFLQECGLAACDIANLTMVIWGMLTSDLERLQTMVTCAEGIGVPRGSGMFRTALHAVAFQSEEKITAKLEYLKNTFRWSDTQVRNAVSRAPMLLGRSKDALQRRSEFLLAEVGLEPVCIAYRPIILCLSLEGRVRPRCYVVKFLNKNGLLDRDLSFHTAVMKTEKDFVEKYICPHKEAAPHLAQDYATACKGEVPENFRFT, via the coding sequence atgctccGTCTCCGAGAGCGCATCGTTTCCCGTCTCCTCTCTTTCTCCTCCACATCCACCTCCGCCCCGGCCACCCCCCcactccgccgcctcctctccgccgtcgcgGCCCCCATTCCCCCGAGCCGAGGATTCGCCGTTGAGGAGTACCTCGTCCACACCTGCGGCCTCACCCGGCCCCAGGCGCTCAAGGCCTCCACCAAGCTCTCCCACCTCAAGTCCCCCGCCAATCCCAACGCCGTCCTCGCGTTCCTCTCCGGCCTCGGCCTCTCCAGCgccgatgtcgccgccgtcgtcgccaaAGACCCGCTTTTCCTCTGCGCCGGCGTGGAGAGAACCCTGGGCCCCGTCGTCGCCGGGCTCACCGGCCTCGGTCTCTCGCGTCCTGAGATCGCCCGCCTCGTCTCGCTTGCCCACTGCCGCTTCCGGCGCAGATCCATCGTCTCCAAGATGCACTACTACCTGCCCCTCTTGGGCTCCTTCCACAACTTCCTCCGGGCGCTCAAGTGCTCACCCTATCTTCTCACGCGGGACCTTGATACGACGGTCAAACCCAATGTCGCCTTCCTGCAGGAGTGCGGGCTAGCTGCTTGTGATATTGCCAACCTGACCATGGTTATTTGGGGGATGCTGACCTCCGACCTGGAGCGCCTCCAGACGATGGTGACATGCGCCGAAGGTATAGGCGTGCCCCGTGGCTCTGGGATGTTCAGAACTGCGCTACATGCTGTCGCATTCCAAAGCGAGGAGAAGATCACCGCCAAACTGGAGTACTTGAAGAATACGTTCAGGTGGTCTGATACCCAAGTGAGGAATGCTGTATCTAGGGCTCCAATGCTGCTGGGCAGGTCAAAGGACGCACTGCAGCGCAGGTCCGAGTTCCTGTTAGCTGAGGTGGGGCTGGAACCCGTGTGCATTGCTTATCGACCGATAATTCTCTGTCTTAGCCTGGAGGGCCGGGTCAGGCCCCGGTGCTATGTTGTAAAGTTTCTCAACAAAAATGGATTGCTAGATCGCGACCTGAGCTTCCATACTGCAGTCATGAAGACCGAGAAGGATTTCGTCGAAAAGTATATATGCCCTCACAAGGAAGCTGCGCCACACCTCGCTCAAGACTATGCAACCGCTTGCAAAGGGGAAGTGCCAGAGAATTTTAGATTTACATGA
- the LOC123130023 gene encoding disease resistance protein RGA5-like: MAASATTGVMNPLLGKLTKLLGEEYRRLTGVRKQASFLKDELSAMKALLDRMELMDKLDPSAKNWRDHVREMSYDMENCIDDFMHDTEDAYEKKGFIRKMAQRLRRLGRRHQIANRIKELKVLVVEANARRERYKIDEFINSSPSIVVTDPRISVIYREREGIIGIDGSKEELVGLLMDSKKKLKVVSIMGFGGLGKTTLAKQVYDEIGGQFNCKAFVPVSQRPDVKSLLTGLQLKLGMEDSSHAQELQDIIDRLREYLKHKRYLVLVDDLWDEPTWNIISCAFPEHGNGSKVMVTTRLDDIALWACQNDRACIYKMKPLKEQDSRQLFFNRVFGSKNDCPEHFKEISARSLRKCGGLPLAIITIASILASQEARSPNEWESIVSSLGAKISTKSTFEEMRGILNLSYIHLPAHLRPCFLYLGMYMEDREIMRDDLVRQWIAEGFVCNLHGVALDDVAKSYFNELINRSLIQPEETFGGEVISCRVHDMMLDFILSKSAKDNFISVAYNYEDMARLHSCEYKVCRLSLKSSVGDETSETLATSMLQVRSYARFWESKCTPPLSQFKYVSARSADIMLPTEIQGLAYLETLELVCRSTQGFPSDIIRLPNLFHLVLPYGIVLPQGIQNMKSVCTLNCLGMWNMSSLEDIKGLSGLTNLKELTLCTPYGQCLTADRVDALVSSIGKLRGLTHLSLDCPSESGDNGSQLDSLPDPPLHLEVLDLETWAFSRVPKWIGELGCLRILYLCVMHMSSDEIRVLGELPSLIDARFHVLDVSQGKVMVGAGLFPALEYFYLLCSEDVTEYLSFEAGATPKLLTLSLGFVWEEWRGATPVGMERLPCLQDIRLSRQYTSAESSENQEDVLADVVPAFKSAARLHPRHPSVTVV, from the exons ATGGCAGCGAGTGCGACGACAGGGGTGATGAACCCTCTCCTTGGCAAGCTCACCAAGCTGCTCGGCGAAGAGTACAGGAGGCTCACCGGTGTGAGGAAGCAGGCCTCCTTCCTCAAGGATGAGCTAAGCGCCATGAAAGCTCTTCTTGACAGGATGGAGCTTATGGATAAGCTCGATCCCTCGGCCAAGAACTGGAGGGACCATGTTAGGGAGATGTCCTATGATATGGAGAATTGCATCGATGacttcatgcatgatactgaagaCGCCTATGAAAAGAAAGGCTTCATCAGAAAGATGGCTCAGCGTCTCAGAAGGTTGGGGAGGCGTCATCAGATCGCAAACAGGATCAAGGAGCTCAAGGTTCTTGTGGTGGAGGCGAATGCTCGACGTGAGAGGTACAAGATTGATGAGTTCATCAACTCGAGTCCTAGCATTGTGGTTACGGATCCCCGTATTTCAGTGATCTACAGGGAGAGAGAAGGCATCATTGGTATTGATGGCTCGAAAGAAGAGCTTGTTGGCTTGTTGATGGATTCTAAGAAGAAACTCAAAGTGGTTTCCATCATGGGGTTCGGAGGTTTGGGTAAAACTACGCTTGCCAAGCAAGTGTATGATGAGATTGGAGGACAGTTTAACTGCAAGGCATTTGTTCCGGTCTCTCAAAGACCTGATGTTAAAAGTCTTCTGACTGGCCTACAATTAAAGCTTGGGATGGAGGATTCTTCTCATGCTCAAGAGTTGCAAGACATCATTGACCGCCTAAGAGAATACCTAAAACATAAGAG GTACTTAGTTTTAGTTGATGACTTGTGGGATGAACCAACATGGAATATTATTAGTTGTGCCTTTCCAGAACATGGTAATGGAAGCAAAGTAATGGTAACCACACGATTAGATGACATAGCTCTCTGGGCGTGTCAGAATGATCGTGCGTGCATTTACAAAATGAAGCCACTCAAAGAACAAGACTCAAGACAGTTATTTTTTAATAGAGTATTTGGATCCAAAAATGACTGTCCAGAACATTTTAAAGAAATTTCAGCTCGAAGTCTCAGGAAGTGTGGCGGATTGCCACTTGCAATTATCACCATAGCTAGCATCTTAGCTAGCCAAGAAGCAAGATCACCGAATGAATGGGAGAGCATAGTGAGTTCCCTTGGTGCCAAGATTTCTACAAAATCCACCTTCGAAGAGATGAGGGGTATACTGAACCTTAGTTACATCCATCTTCCTGCTCATCTTCGTCCATGTTTTTTGTACCTTGGCATGTACATGGAAGACCGTGAGATCATGAGGGATGACCTGGTTCGACAGTGGATAGCCGAAGGCTTTGTGTGTAATTTGCACGGAGTAGCTTTGGATGATGTTGCAAAAAGTTATTTCAATGAGCTTATCAATAGAAGTCTGATTCAGCCCGAAGAGACATTTGGTGGGGAGGTAATTTCCTGTAGAGTACACGATATGATGCTTGATTTTATCCtcagcaaaagtgcaaaagataatttTATCAGTGTAGCATATAACTAtgaagacatggcaagattgcacaGTTGCGAGTACAAGGTTTGTCGATTATCTCTGAAATCAAGTGTTGGTGATGAAACATCGGAGACACTTGCTACTAGCATGTTACAAGTTAGATCATATGCTCGGTTTTGGGAGTCCAAATGCACACCTCCTCTTTCACAGTTTAAGTAC GTTTCAGCAAGATCAGCAGACATAATGCTACCTACTGAAATTCAAGGGCTTGCTTATTTGGAAACATTGGAGTTAGTTTGCCGGTCCACACAAGGCTTTCCATCGGATATAATTCGCTTGCCCAACTTGTTTCATCTTGTACTTCCATATGGTATAGTGCTGCCTCAAGGGATCCAGAACATGAAATCAGTCTGCACCCTGAATTGTTTGGGCATGTGGAATATGAGTTCCCTGGAGGATATCAAAGGCCTTAGCGGGCTGACCAATCTAAAGGAATTGACGTTATGCACGCCTTATGGCCAGTGCTTGACGGCTGACCGTGTGGATGCTTTGGTGTCTTCCATTGGAAAGCTCCGAGGCCTGACACACCTCTCCCTCGACTGCCCGAGCGAATCTGGTGACAATGGCAGCCAGCTAGACTCATTGCCGGATCCTCCTCTCCATCTAGAGGTACTCGATCTGGAAACATGGGCTTTCAGTAGAGTTCCCAAATGGATTGGTGAGCTAGGTTGCCTCCGGATCCTCTATCTTTGTGTCATGCACATGTCCAGTGACGAGATTCGTGTTCTTGGAGAGCTTCCCTCCCTCATCGATGCCAGGTTCCACGTGTTGGATGTTTCTCAAGGTAAGGTCATGGTCGGCGCGGGGCTGTTCCCCGCTCTGGAGTACTTCTATCTCTTGTGTAGCGAAGATGTCACTGAGTACCTAAGCTTCGAGGCAGGAGCTACTCCCAAGCTACTAACACTCAGCCTTGGATTCGTCTGGGAAGAGTGGAGAGGCGCTACACCAGTCGGAATGGAGCGTCTGCCCTGCCTGCAGGACATCCGCTTGTCTCGCCAGTACACCAGCGCCGAGTCAAGCGAAAATCAGGAAGACGTGCTCGCTGATGTCGTGCCTGCCTTCAAGAGCGCCGCACGGCTGCACCCAAGGCATCCCTCTGTTACGGTTGTGTAG